CTCTTAACAGAAGGTTTTGTAAAAGATTGTCTTTCTCTCAGTTCTTTGATAACGCCTGTTTTTTCAAATTTTCTTTTAAATTTTTTCAGCGCTCTTTCGATGTTTTCGCCTTCTTTTAATGGTACGATAATCATAAGTTAAATTTTTAGTAAAACGAGCCGCAAATTTATTCAAATAAAAAACACAAATCAAATATTTAAGCCTTTAAATAAACTTTTTATTGAAATTATTTTGCCCACAATTCATAAAAAACTGCTGACAGAGCCTGAATAAACACATTATCAACTTTATAAAACTTCTCGTTTACTTACATCTGAACATAAAATTAAGTAATTTTTCCAATAAAAAGAAGCTTTCGCAATTTTTTGCATCAAAACTACTGAACCGATAAGTAAGGTTTCAATTTTTCGTATTCTGTTTTTGTCAACACATGATTATCAAGCAATTCAAAGGAATTCTGAATTCTTCCCTTTAATTCCCGGTATTTTACTATGCCTTTGGCCTGAAATAACCGTAAATACGGATGATGTGCCAATTCAAAAGCCGATAACTTATTGATGTTGATTTTTTGAATATTCAAGCTGTCCAATATGATTTTGCCATCAAGTTGTGAAATCACTTCAGGACTCAATCCCCAAACTTCATACAATTGCTTTTTCGAAGAAAAACCACCTAACCTTTGGCGATATTTAACTATCCTTGCAGAAAGCGCCGTCCCTATTCCCGGCAACCTTTTTAATTCGGCCGTATCTGAGGAATTCAATTCAACCGGACGAAAGGCCGGTTTATTCACCGGAAAAACATTGGCTTTATACTTGATATTTTCAGCAGGGATTACAATATATGGTTCTAAACGCAAGTAATCTCCGGATGAAATGCCATAAATTTTTTTCAAATCTTCTTTATGAAAAAACTTCCCTCCTTTGCTGGTATAATTAAGAATGATTTTTATCTGGAAGGGTTTTAATCCCAACTTTTCCCAATCGGAATCAGAGGTATGATTGGGATCAAAAGGGAACAAAGTAAATTTTCTTTGAGTTTTTGCCCTGTTTTCAACTTTTTCCTGAGTTTCCTTAAGTTTTAAACTTTTCTCAAAATTATTGATTTGCGTTCTGAATCGCTCATTTTCCTCCTGATTGGTCTTAGGAGGCATCATGCCGGTCAGATGGTTCAAAACGATCAGAACGACACAAATCACAAGCAATATGATGATTCCGTTGCGATCGCCTTTGGAGAAAGTAAAATAATCTTTTACAAATCGTTTTAAATTCATTTATAAACAGATGACAAAAATTTAACATTTCTATTCAAGTTACGAAATATTGTCACCCCACCCAAATTATTTTCTGGTTTTAATGATAAAAAACAAACCGCTTAGTACATTCAACAGGCAAACGATCATCCCAAATTTGAACATACCCAACCAGGGAATAAGAAAAACAGAGGCAAGCAAAATACCGAAGGCTGATCCTAAAGAATCGGCACTATATAAGGAACCTGCGACTTTTCCATACTCACCCTTCTGAAAAATACTGGCCATCGAAAATTCCATTCCAATCAGTACAGCAATCATTAAGGTAAGGATGAAAAATAACAAATGAATAAGAACGACATGCGTATTAATCTGTTTGAAAAAAAAGACGGCCATTGGCATCAATAAGGCATAAAGGGCAATAATAAGTTGTATTTGCAACATGGTTCTACGGTTGACTTCCGCTATAATCCTGTGCCTGTAAAAAGCACCCAGTGCCAAACCTGCCATAAACAAAGTAATGATAACCCCTGTCATTTGAAATACATATCCATAAAGTATTTGAAATGCCAATATCAGGGCAAATTCCAGCGAAGCAGCCGCAAAACCTCCGGCAAACATGGTTATATTCACTGCATTA
Above is a window of Bacteroidota bacterium DNA encoding:
- the rpsU gene encoding 30S ribosomal protein S21, encoding MIIVPLKEGENIERALKKFKRKFEKTGVIKELRERQSFTKPSVKRRDIIKHAIYIEQMQREEEQ
- a CDS encoding helix-hairpin-helix domain-containing protein, yielding MNLKRFVKDYFTFSKGDRNGIIILLVICVVLIVLNHLTGMMPPKTNQEENERFRTQINNFEKSLKLKETQEKVENRAKTQRKFTLFPFDPNHTSDSDWEKLGLKPFQIKIILNYTSKGGKFFHKEDLKKIYGISSGDYLRLEPYIVIPAENIKYKANVFPVNKPAFRPVELNSSDTAELKRLPGIGTALSARIVKYRQRLGGFSSKKQLYEVWGLSPEVISQLDGKIILDSLNIQKININKLSAFELAHHPYLRLFQAKGIVKYRELKGRIQNSFELLDNHVLTKTEYEKLKPYLSVQ